From the genome of Arthrobacter sp. SLBN-122:
CCGCACCTCGTTCAAGAACGGCGGACGCAGCTACGCGCAGGACCCCGACATCCGCTGGAAGGTGGCGGACGCCGCCATGGCCATGGACAACCTGTACCCGCAGCTCCGGTCCGTCACGGCCGACGTCGACGCCCTGGCCGACCACGGGGCCCAATGGTTCCCCAAACTGGTGGGCCTGAAAGTGAATGCCACCGAAACGGCACGGCGCGTGGTGGACCTCGCCATCCGCGTCAGCGGGGGATCGAGCTACTTCAGGGGTTCCGAGCTGGAGCGGCTCTACCGGGACGTGCTGGCCGGAATGTTCCATCCCTCCGACGACGAGTCCGCCCACAACACCGTGGCCAACGCCTGGCTGGGCCCGCTGGAAAACTAGACGGCCCGCTGGACTGGCCATTCCTGGACGGTTCCCTGGACTGTCATTCCCTAGACGGTCCGCTGGACCTGCATTACCCGGCGCCGGAGCCAAAAGCGCCTGCCGCCGCCCACGTAGAGCTTGCTGCGTTCCAATTCCCACTTGCCGTATTCGGAGTGTTCCACCAGGCGCCGGCGTGCCTCCGGCAGGGAATCATCAGGGCTCACGGTCAGTACGAGGTACTCGTACTGCCGCAAATAATCCCGCTCCCGCTGGACCGAGCTGGTGAGAAATTGTTCCTTCATTTGCTCTCCATTTTCGTCCTTTTCCGGCTAACGTGAAGTCATGAGCATCGATCCGCGTGTCGCGCTTTCGTCCCTGACCACCGCTTTGGAAGAACACCTTATAGCAGCATCGAACCGCCGCGGGGACGGTGACCCCTCCGTTGAGGCAGCTTTTTTCGCAGTTGCCGATGCCTTCGAAGTTTACGAGGACGCGCTCTACGAGGCCTACAACGAGGTCACCCCGTTGCAGGTCTTTGACGACGAGGACGAAGAGGACGAAGAAGCCGACGTGGACGAGGATGAGGACCTGGAAATCGTCGAGGAATAGCAGCGCCGGGGGAACCTGGCGGCCTTAGAAGGCGGAAACATCCTCCAGTGCCCGCGCGATCTGCGGCGGCAGCGGTGCGGGCTGGACGTCGAGGATCTCCTTCAACTGCACAGGTGTGCGGGCACCGACAATGGCGGTGGCAACTCCCTGCTGCGACAGCAGCCATGACAGCGAGACGTCCTGCGGGCTCCTGCCCAGACCGTTGGCAGCCATGCACACAGCATCCACGATGCGTGACGGCTTCTCCTCAAGGTAAGGCTCCACATAGGCCGCTTCGCTGGCCGACGCCCCGCGTGATCCGCCGGGAATCCCACCCCGGTACTTCCCGGTAAGGACACCGCGGCCCAGCGGAGCCCATGCCATCAGGCCAAGCCCGGCGTCGTCGGCGGCCGGCATCAGTTCCGCCTCCGCTGTCCGTTCAAGGAACGAATACTCGGCCTGGACCGCCACCAGCGGCACACTGCTGATGGCTGCGGCCTTGGCCGTCTGCCAGCCGCTGAAGTTCGAGATGCCGGCGTACCGCGCCCGGCCGGTGCGTACGGCAAATTCCAGCGCAGCCAGCGTTTCATCGAGGGGAACATTGCCGTCCCACGCCTCGGCAAACCAGAGGTCCACATAATCGGTGCCCAGCCTGGCCAGGCTGGCGTCAAGTCCGGTGAGCATCGCATTGCGTGACGTGTCCACTGCACGGCGCCCGTCCGGCGTCGTCATCCCCGCTTTGGTGGAGATGGAAATCTCCGTGCGGGACACCACATCACCCAGCAGCGAGCCAAGGATCGCCTCCGAGCCACCGCCGGCGTAGGAGGCCGAGGTATCCACGTGCCGGCCGCCCGCATCAAGGAAAGTGCGCAGCAGCTCGGACGCGTCCTGTTCGTCAGTTTCCCCGCCCCAGGACCGGGTACCCAGGGAGAGGGCTGAGACTCGCAATCCACTGTTGCCGACGTAACGCTGCTGCATAGCAGCAAGCTTACGGGCAGATGCCCTGCTGCCATGCCGTAGGGTCTTAGCGTGAACTGGTTTGAAGCGGCCCTGCTGGGCCTAGTGCAGGGACTGACCGAATTTCTACCGATTTCATCGAGCGCACACCTGCGGATCGTGGGGGAGTTCCTCCCCAATGCCGAGGACCCGGGCGCGGCCTTCACAGCCATCACCCAGCTCGGCACCGAGACCGCCGTCCTGATCTTCTTCTGGCGCGACATCGTCCGCATCGTCAAGGCCTGGGCGGGGTCCCTCAGCGGCAAGGTGCCGCGGCACGATCCTGATGCCCGCATGGGCTGGCTGGTGATCCTGGGCAGCCTGCCCATCATCGTGCTGGGCCTGCTCTTCCAGGACCAGATCGAATCCGTACTCCGCAGCATGTGGATCGTGGCCACCATGCTGATCGTTTTTGGACTCTTCCTCGCCGTGGCCGACGCCGTGGGCGCCCAGAAGCGGGACCTTACACACCTGACCTACAAGCACGGCATCCTCTACGGACTGGCCCAGGCCCTGGCCCTGATTCCCGGCGTCTCCCGCTCCGGGGGCACCATCACCGCCGGCCTGCTGATGGGCTACACACGGGAAGCCGCGGCGCGGTACTCATTCCTGCTCGCCATCCCTGCGGTCTTTGGCAGCGGGCTCTACCAGCTGTACAAGGTGGTGACCAAGGAGGGCATCTCCGGCCCGTTCGGCCTGCCGGAAACTGCCCTCGCCACCGTGATCGCGCTGGTGGTGGGCTACGTCATCATCGGCTGGTTCCTGAAGTTCGTGTCCACCCGCAGCTACCGGCTCTTTGTCTGGTACCGGATCTTCCTGGGGCTGGCCCTGTACCTCCTGCTCGGTTTCGGCGTCATCAGCGCCTAGGACTAGGCTTGGCATGTGAAATCCTGGACTTCCCGCCCCATTCCTGCCCTGCCCGGAAACATGCCCGCCCTGCGGCTGTTCGATACTGCGGCAGGCCGCGAAGTGGCGCTGGAACGGGAAGCCAGGCCATCCATGTACGTCTGCGGC
Proteins encoded in this window:
- a CDS encoding DUF5703 family protein, which encodes MKEQFLTSSVQRERDYLRQYEYLVLTVSPDDSLPEARRRLVEHSEYGKWELERSKLYVGGGRRFWLRRRVMQVQRTV
- a CDS encoding aldo/keto reductase codes for the protein MQQRYVGNSGLRVSALSLGTRSWGGETDEQDASELLRTFLDAGGRHVDTSASYAGGGSEAILGSLLGDVVSRTEISISTKAGMTTPDGRRAVDTSRNAMLTGLDASLARLGTDYVDLWFAEAWDGNVPLDETLAALEFAVRTGRARYAGISNFSGWQTAKAAAISSVPLVAVQAEYSFLERTAEAELMPAADDAGLGLMAWAPLGRGVLTGKYRGGIPGGSRGASASEAAYVEPYLEEKPSRIVDAVCMAANGLGRSPQDVSLSWLLSQQGVATAIVGARTPVQLKEILDVQPAPLPPQIARALEDVSAF
- a CDS encoding undecaprenyl-diphosphate phosphatase produces the protein MNWFEAALLGLVQGLTEFLPISSSAHLRIVGEFLPNAEDPGAAFTAITQLGTETAVLIFFWRDIVRIVKAWAGSLSGKVPRHDPDARMGWLVILGSLPIIVLGLLFQDQIESVLRSMWIVATMLIVFGLFLAVADAVGAQKRDLTHLTYKHGILYGLAQALALIPGVSRSGGTITAGLLMGYTREAAARYSFLLAIPAVFGSGLYQLYKVVTKEGISGPFGLPETALATVIALVVGYVIIGWFLKFVSTRSYRLFVWYRIFLGLALYLLLGFGVISA